Below is a genomic region from Aurantimonas sp. HBX-1.
CGACCGGGCCGCCCTCGATGCCGCCGCGGCGGCGGTGTCCGCCATGCTCGCCGACAAGGCCGGCGGCGTCGCCGCGCCGGTTTCCGGCTGATCCGCCGCAGCCCCGTTCAGGGATTGGGCGCGAGCGCTTCGCCGACGGCACGCCAGATTGCGCTGCGCAGATCGATCAACGGCGGATTCGCCAGCGCTTCGGGCGGTGCGGAGCGCCGTTCGCCGTCCGGAACGAGCACCGCGACCCGGATGTCGCCGTCGGTGTGATAGGGGTCGCCCTCGCCGTTCCGGCCGAACAGCGTCGGTCCGACGCCGGGCAGTTCGTAAGTCACCGCGACCATGCCCGCCGATGCCAGGTCGCCGGCCAGATCGTCCCGGGCCCGGTCGACGTCCGGCGCGATCCGGTGGGTCACGGCGCCGGTATAGTGGCTGAAGCCGACGCCGGCATCGTAGGTCACCGAACCCAGCCAGAGCGGACGCCCCTCCTCCGCCTTCTGCAGCACCTGCCACAGGCGGACATGCAGCCGCCGGTCGGCGCTGCGGCCGACCGGCAGTTCGAAGGCCAGTTGCTCGCGCCGGCGCGCGAGGTAGAGAGGGCTGACCGGCGCCTGCGGATAGGGGCGGTCGAGGATCACGCTGCCGACGATGTCGACGCTGCTGCGGAAGGTTATCGGATCGGCCGCGAACCAGCCGGCGGCATGCATCGCCAGCACCACGTCGCGCTGCGTGCCGACGAGACCGACATTGAGCGGATCGCCGGCG
It encodes:
- a CDS encoding LssY C-terminal domain-containing protein; protein product: MQEPLTKRDRRPRRWARRAIITVLALVSVWAFAAYVLLPLAWARHDRQPGLADKEMVTRTGDGIAGDPLNVGLVGTQRDVVLAMHAAGWFAADPITFRSSVDIVGSVILDRPYPQAPVSPLYLARRREQLAFELPVGRSADRRLHVRLWQVLQKAEEGRPLWLGSVTYDAGVGFSHYTGAVTHRIAPDVDRARDDLAGDLASAGMVAVTYELPGVGPTLFGRNGEGDPYHTDGDIRVAVLVPDGERRSAPPEALANPPLIDLRSAIWRAVGEALAPNP